From Kangiella sp. TOML190, one genomic window encodes:
- a CDS encoding glycosyltransferase family 2 protein has translation MIIETSIITPMYNSEKEIVDTINSVLSQSYKHWELILIDDCSSDRTIEVVNKFATLDKRIKLLRLEKNSGAAVARNMGIEHSQGRYIAFLDSDDNWSTNKLTKQVDFMKRNNYKFTYTAYNKVNEQGVLLNKVGVPNRVDYFQLLKTNVIGCFTVIYDTDFFGKVFMPEIRKRQDFGLWLRLLKKVEFAYGLNECLGEYKVRSNSVSSNKLNTATYNWKLYREIENLSFIRSCYYFTHYALKGVIRTKFPVFAAKIGWIKSQNYES, from the coding sequence ATGATAATTGAAACATCCATTATCACTCCAATGTACAACTCAGAAAAAGAGATAGTTGATACTATTAACTCGGTTTTGAGTCAGTCATATAAACACTGGGAGCTAATTCTTATTGATGACTGTTCTTCTGATAGGACTATTGAAGTGGTCAATAAATTTGCGACGTTAGACAAGCGAATAAAGTTACTTCGTTTGGAGAAGAATTCTGGAGCTGCCGTTGCGCGTAATATGGGTATAGAGCACTCGCAAGGCAGGTACATAGCTTTTTTAGATTCCGATGATAATTGGAGTACTAACAAATTGACGAAACAAGTTGATTTTATGAAGCGAAATAACTATAAGTTCACTTATACAGCTTATAATAAAGTCAATGAACAAGGCGTGCTATTAAATAAAGTTGGTGTTCCTAATAGGGTGGATTATTTCCAACTTTTAAAAACTAATGTTATAGGCTGCTTTACAGTGATATACGATACTGATTTTTTTGGTAAAGTATTTATGCCTGAAATTAGGAAAAGACAAGACTTTGGATTATGGCTTAGGCTATTAAAAAAAGTTGAGTTTGCTTATGGGCTGAATGAATGCCTTGGAGAATATAAAGTTAGAAGTAATTCAGTTTCTTCAAATAAGTTAAATACAGCAACATATAATTGGAAGTTATATAGAGAAATTGAAAACTTGAGCTTTATTAGAAGCTGCTACTATTTCACTCATTATGCATTGAAGGGTGTGATAAGGACTAAGTTCCCTGTGTTTGCTGCAAAAATTGGATGGATAAAAAGTCAGAATTATGAAAGCTAA
- a CDS encoding phytanoyl-CoA dioxygenase family protein, with protein MMGFFKEIFVLISRSLRKLFKRTNGSTLEQNVEKDGFLVVDNYVSVDDCNLIRELIDEAVNNEKSNVWRSNDGSDVRVHGINDIYPVIDEKIKTQELLAVGEKILNKKLKSYFIMAGKLSYVKGNLGSGGGWHRDSAFKDQYKVIIYLSNVEVCNGPFQYIKGSHRFIQKLGLLVKSKLPLSRTRFSEPELESSLDKTATLCANKGSAIFVNTKGIHRGKPISEGFRYALTLYCWEGVIPNHLGELLQNEK; from the coding sequence ATGATGGGTTTTTTTAAAGAAATCTTTGTTTTAATTAGTCGATCTTTAAGAAAGCTCTTTAAAAGAACCAACGGCTCAACTCTTGAGCAAAACGTAGAAAAAGATGGTTTTCTTGTTGTTGACAACTATGTGTCAGTAGATGACTGTAATTTAATTAGGGAGTTGATTGATGAAGCTGTTAATAATGAGAAGAGTAATGTATGGAGAAGTAACGATGGCTCTGATGTTCGAGTGCATGGAATTAATGATATTTATCCAGTAATAGATGAAAAGATTAAAACACAAGAATTATTGGCTGTAGGAGAAAAAATACTAAATAAAAAGTTAAAATCTTATTTTATCATGGCTGGCAAGCTCAGTTATGTGAAGGGTAATTTAGGCTCTGGTGGTGGCTGGCACCGAGATTCTGCTTTTAAAGATCAGTATAAGGTCATTATTTATTTATCAAATGTTGAGGTATGTAATGGGCCTTTTCAGTATATAAAAGGAAGCCACAGATTTATACAAAAGCTAGGTTTGCTAGTTAAGTCTAAACTGCCTTTATCAAGAACGCGCTTTTCTGAACCTGAGTTGGAATCGTCTCTAGACAAAACAGCGACATTATGTGCAAATAAAGGATCTGCAATCTTTGTGAATACAAAAGGTATTCATAGAGGAAAACCGATTAGTGAAGGCTTCAGATATGCCTTAACTCTTTATTGCTGGGAAGGCGTTATCCCAAATCACTTGGGTGAGCTGCTACAAAATGAAAAGTAA
- the pseI gene encoding pseudaminic acid synthase: MKDYITIDGRKIGPGYSPYVIAEMSANHNGDIENAYKILEMAKECGADAIKIQTYTQDTLTIDCDKEDFKIKGGLWDNRTLYDLYTEAHMPWEWHKPLFEKAKELGITIFSSPFDFSAVDLLEELGAPAYKIASFEAIDIPLIEYVAKTGKPMIISTGMANEEEIQEAVDAARNAGCEDLIVLHCVSGYPAPAEDYNLATIPNMAERFDVLTGLSDHTIDNTTAVTSVALGACLIEKHVTLDRNGGGPDDSFSLEKPELDQLCRDSKVAWQALGKVNYERKESEKGNMVFRRSLYAVKDIKAGEKFTHENVRSIRPGYGLKPRELKKILGKKASENIQRGQPLNWELIK; the protein is encoded by the coding sequence ATGAAAGATTACATTACAATAGATGGACGAAAAATAGGTCCTGGTTACTCTCCTTATGTTATCGCCGAAATGTCTGCCAACCATAATGGGGACATTGAAAATGCTTATAAGATTTTGGAAATGGCGAAAGAATGTGGCGCCGATGCCATTAAGATACAGACATATACGCAAGATACGTTGACAATCGACTGCGATAAAGAAGATTTTAAAATCAAAGGCGGCTTGTGGGACAATAGAACCCTGTATGATTTATACACAGAAGCTCATATGCCATGGGAATGGCATAAGCCATTGTTTGAAAAAGCCAAAGAGCTGGGGATCACTATTTTTAGCTCACCGTTCGATTTTTCAGCGGTAGATTTGTTGGAAGAACTTGGTGCGCCAGCATATAAGATAGCATCATTCGAAGCTATCGATATTCCTTTGATCGAATATGTAGCCAAAACTGGTAAACCTATGATCATTTCGACCGGTATGGCGAATGAAGAAGAAATCCAGGAAGCCGTTGACGCCGCCAGGAACGCAGGCTGCGAAGATTTAATAGTGTTGCACTGTGTAAGTGGCTATCCTGCCCCGGCTGAGGACTACAATTTGGCAACGATTCCAAATATGGCTGAGCGCTTTGATGTTTTGACGGGCCTTTCAGACCACACCATAGATAATACCACTGCGGTTACTTCGGTGGCTCTCGGAGCATGTTTGATTGAAAAGCATGTCACACTTGATCGAAATGGTGGTGGGCCTGACGATAGCTTCTCACTGGAAAAGCCAGAGCTCGATCAGCTTTGTCGTGATAGCAAAGTTGCTTGGCAGGCTCTTGGAAAAGTTAATTATGAACGTAAAGAAAGTGAAAAAGGAAATATGGTATTCCGCCGCTCATTGTATGCTGTAAAAGATATCAAGGCGGGAGAAAAGTTTACCCATGAAAATGTGCGTAGTATTAGGCCTGGCTATGGCTTAAAGCCAAGAGAGCTTAAGAAAATCCTCGGAAAAAAAGCTTCTGAAAATATTCAAAGAGGGCAACCATTAAATTGGGAGCTGATTAAATGA
- the pseG gene encoding UDP-2,4-diacetamido-2,4,6-trideoxy-beta-L-altropyranose hydrolase → MVKVVFRVDASVYIGSGHVMRCLSLAEELKKQGNDVVFVMRVQPGDLCDYTQSRGFKVERLSKPCESMVPKSTSDYQAWLQVPLLNDAEDFLSVAGDADLVVIDHYGITAQWETLINSRTSCKLVVIDDLVREHDTDMVIDQTVGREASEYRQKSPGSVVLAGTNYALLKARFSELHPLAVDKKIDKQNHRLLLTMGGIDNPNATLEVLKALSSREIAIQTTVLLGEKAPHYTSVASFCEQHSDWITHIPFAEDMAALMLEHTIAIGAPGSTSWERACMGLPSIMIPLADNQLQICRNLVEESAAISISIEDIRTTLNTKLDELINRFATMRTKNLNLCDGKGVGKVAAAAIGLEKYGIVLIEATSKDIRQVYEWQRLPETRRYALNPEIPTWEEHQAWMIKKLNSQYSFFYIVHWEDKQVGAVRLDEVNPVKFIISIFIAPQYHGKGLAKKTLAVIDIIHPDIEINATVFEANAASQALFKTAGYRQVNRELFIRGKLEN, encoded by the coding sequence ATGGTAAAAGTTGTATTCCGTGTAGACGCCTCTGTGTATATTGGCAGTGGGCACGTCATGCGCTGCTTATCACTGGCTGAGGAGCTGAAAAAGCAAGGTAATGACGTGGTGTTTGTGATGCGGGTACAGCCCGGCGATTTGTGTGACTATACGCAAAGCCGTGGCTTCAAAGTGGAGCGATTATCAAAGCCTTGTGAATCCATGGTACCAAAAAGCACATCCGATTATCAGGCATGGCTTCAAGTACCTTTATTAAATGATGCAGAGGACTTTTTGTCGGTTGCTGGTGACGCAGATTTAGTGGTAATTGATCACTATGGGATCACCGCACAATGGGAAACGCTTATAAATTCTCGTACCTCGTGTAAGTTAGTTGTCATAGATGATCTAGTACGTGAACATGATACCGATATGGTCATAGATCAAACGGTTGGCAGAGAAGCTAGTGAGTATCGACAAAAGTCTCCAGGTAGTGTCGTGCTTGCTGGAACCAACTATGCGTTGTTGAAGGCTCGTTTTTCTGAATTACATCCGCTCGCTGTCGATAAGAAGATAGATAAGCAAAACCACAGGTTGTTGCTGACTATGGGGGGAATCGATAACCCAAATGCGACGCTTGAGGTTTTAAAGGCGCTCTCAAGTCGAGAAATAGCAATTCAAACCACGGTTCTGCTCGGTGAAAAGGCCCCTCACTATACTTCTGTAGCGTCGTTTTGCGAGCAACATAGTGATTGGATTACACATATTCCTTTCGCCGAAGATATGGCTGCCCTCATGTTAGAACATACGATAGCCATAGGCGCGCCTGGTTCTACCTCCTGGGAAAGGGCGTGTATGGGCTTACCAAGCATAATGATCCCTTTAGCTGATAATCAGTTGCAAATATGCCGTAATCTAGTTGAAGAGAGCGCCGCCATCTCAATTTCAATCGAAGACATTCGCACTACGTTAAATACTAAATTGGATGAGTTGATTAATCGATTTGCAACAATGAGAACTAAAAATTTAAATTTATGTGACGGTAAAGGTGTGGGTAAGGTAGCTGCCGCTGCGATCGGCCTCGAAAAGTACGGCATTGTACTCATCGAAGCAACTAGCAAGGATATTCGTCAAGTGTACGAATGGCAGCGTTTACCTGAGACAAGGCGTTATGCGCTTAACCCCGAAATACCTACATGGGAAGAGCACCAAGCATGGATGATAAAAAAATTGAACTCCCAATATAGTTTCTTTTATATTGTCCACTGGGAGGATAAACAAGTAGGAGCTGTTCGTCTTGATGAGGTAAACCCTGTCAAATTTATTATATCCATTTTTATTGCCCCTCAATATCACGGTAAGGGACTGGCAAAGAAAACGTTGGCGGTTATCGATATAATCCACCCCGATATTGAAATTAACGCCACTGTGTTCGAAGCAAATGCAGCATCGCAAGCTTTGTTTAAAACTGCAGGTTACCGACAAGTTAACCGTGAATTGTTTATTCGAGGGAAGTTAGAGAACTAA
- a CDS encoding SDR family oxidoreductase, whose product MNKDLLALNNSVILVTGATGYLGKAMCVGLASAGARILVNSRSAEKADALVNEIKKTGGKAEGAVFDVTDKASIEQYFKTYKGPLNVIVNNAYSGAGGTVETAVEDAYQEAYHVVVTSAHNILINALTKLREAVKRSEVASVINIASMYAVVSPDQGIYQRAEGTNPPFYGAAKAALLQWARYSACEFGKEGIRFNSISPGPFPDPCTNLPEFLEELSAKVPLGRVGVSNEIVGPIAFLSSCASSFVNGANISVDGGWTAW is encoded by the coding sequence ATGAATAAAGATTTATTAGCTCTTAACAATAGTGTGATCTTAGTTACTGGTGCAACAGGTTATTTAGGCAAAGCCATGTGTGTTGGGCTCGCTTCAGCGGGTGCTAGAATATTGGTCAATTCGCGAAGTGCGGAAAAAGCGGATGCTCTTGTTAATGAAATAAAAAAAACAGGTGGTAAGGCAGAGGGCGCGGTCTTTGATGTAACGGATAAAGCAAGCATTGAACAATATTTTAAGACCTACAAAGGGCCACTGAATGTTATTGTAAATAATGCCTATTCAGGGGCCGGTGGAACTGTTGAAACGGCTGTCGAGGATGCTTACCAAGAGGCCTATCACGTTGTTGTTACTTCAGCTCATAATATATTAATTAATGCGTTGACCAAATTACGAGAAGCAGTTAAAAGGTCCGAAGTTGCTTCGGTAATTAACATCGCGTCTATGTATGCGGTTGTTAGTCCAGATCAAGGCATATATCAAAGAGCTGAAGGGACAAACCCTCCATTTTATGGTGCAGCTAAAGCCGCATTACTTCAATGGGCGAGATATTCTGCTTGTGAGTTTGGTAAGGAAGGTATTAGGTTCAACTCAATTTCTCCAGGCCCGTTTCCAGATCCTTGCACTAATTTGCCTGAATTTTTAGAGGAGCTTTCTGCCAAGGTTCCTTTAGGACGAGTGGGGGTTTCAAACGAAATTGTTGGGCCTATTGCATTTTTATCAAGCTGTGCCAGTTCGTTTGTAAACGGAGCTAACATATCTGTAGATGGTGGTTGGACTGCATGGTAA
- a CDS encoding aldo/keto reductase yields the protein MTLLDKKIVVALQARTNSSRLPGKVLLPIAGMPLAVLAAKRASSENWDIAALTSSETTDDYLCDVFAAHGINYFRGDLQNVLKRFVDAFQEFDDETIIVRLTADNVFPDSSFIAKVIEQFIDRNLKYICADSDNSGLPYGMSAEVTKLKYLREALIKTDSAFDLEHVTPYIKRNFGFSYYIAQLNDNFSSLRCTVDTLDDYLNIVQVFNGVDSATTIDSNELISNLKKNINEKVREKKIVLGCVQLGLEYGVANQTGKPSCDSAHKILSISEQLGIEYFDTARAYGNSEEIIGGWLKQHEQSGVRVITKLSPLENLKADCGIEELTKEVEGSVNSSLKALNLEKLDSLMLHRASHVRDYDGYILKLLSKFKKEGVIDELGVSIQSPEELLEVLKIQEFSLIQIPFNILDYRWVNAIESLKKEKAKRNIQIHVRSTLLQGLLVCSDSAVWKKAHVEEFQEVINWLEAKASVLGCSSIHELCIRYVSSLDWVDALVIGAETDCQIRENVNTITKPEFSKEQLDEIERENVQLVDIKTLDPAQWSRHE from the coding sequence ATGACATTATTAGATAAGAAAATAGTTGTAGCACTTCAAGCTAGAACGAATTCGTCACGCCTGCCCGGAAAAGTGCTTCTTCCTATCGCAGGAATGCCGCTGGCTGTTTTGGCAGCCAAAAGAGCTAGCTCTGAGAATTGGGATATTGCAGCCTTGACGTCTTCAGAGACCACAGATGACTATTTATGTGATGTTTTTGCTGCTCATGGAATTAACTACTTTCGTGGTGACCTTCAAAATGTCCTTAAAAGGTTCGTTGATGCTTTTCAGGAGTTCGATGACGAAACAATTATCGTGCGGCTGACAGCCGACAATGTTTTTCCTGATAGCAGTTTCATCGCAAAAGTTATCGAGCAGTTTATTGACAGAAATCTTAAATATATTTGTGCAGATAGCGACAATTCAGGTTTGCCATATGGCATGTCAGCAGAAGTTACCAAGCTTAAATATTTAAGGGAAGCACTTATAAAAACTGATTCAGCTTTTGATCTAGAGCATGTGACACCGTATATAAAAAGGAATTTTGGTTTCAGCTACTATATTGCGCAACTGAATGATAACTTTAGCTCCCTCAGGTGCACTGTTGATACGCTGGACGATTATCTAAACATTGTTCAAGTATTTAATGGGGTAGATTCTGCGACCACTATTGATTCGAATGAGCTTATTTCTAATTTAAAAAAAAACATTAATGAAAAAGTTAGGGAAAAGAAGATCGTATTAGGTTGTGTACAGTTAGGGCTCGAGTATGGGGTCGCAAATCAAACCGGTAAGCCCTCGTGTGATTCAGCTCATAAAATTTTATCAATATCAGAGCAGTTAGGAATTGAATATTTTGATACAGCTAGGGCTTATGGAAACAGTGAAGAGATTATTGGTGGGTGGTTAAAACAGCATGAGCAGAGCGGAGTTAGAGTTATAACCAAACTCTCACCACTTGAAAACCTAAAAGCTGATTGTGGTATTGAAGAATTAACTAAAGAGGTTGAAGGTTCTGTTAATAGCTCTTTGAAGGCTCTAAATCTGGAGAAGTTAGACTCACTAATGCTTCATAGAGCAAGCCATGTCAGAGACTACGATGGTTATATTCTTAAATTATTAAGCAAATTCAAAAAAGAAGGTGTTATTGATGAGCTAGGAGTATCAATCCAGAGTCCAGAAGAGTTGCTAGAGGTGTTGAAAATCCAAGAATTTAGCTTAATTCAGATACCATTCAATATTTTAGACTATCGATGGGTTAATGCAATTGAAAGCCTTAAAAAGGAAAAAGCTAAGCGAAATATCCAAATTCATGTGCGTAGTACCTTACTGCAGGGGCTTCTAGTGTGTTCTGATTCTGCAGTGTGGAAAAAAGCTCATGTTGAGGAATTCCAAGAAGTAATCAACTGGCTTGAGGCTAAAGCCTCAGTTCTTGGCTGTTCTTCAATACATGAATTGTGTATCAGGTATGTGTCTTCTCTTGATTGGGTTGACGCCTTGGTAATTGGAGCCGAAACAGATTGCCAGATAAGAGAAAACGTGAATACGATCACCAAACCTGAATTTTCAAAAGAACAACTTGATGAAATCGAAAGAGAAAACGTTCAACTCGTTGATATAAAAACTCTGGACCCAGCACAATGGAGCAGGCATGAATAA
- the pseC gene encoding UDP-4-amino-4,6-dideoxy-N-acetyl-beta-L-altrosamine transaminase has translation MIPYGKQDISKQDIDAVLQVLQSDFLTQGPQVPAFEKAVTEFTGSQFGCAVNSATSALHIACLALGLGERDIIWTTPITFVASSNCGLYCGAGIDFVDIDPRTYNLCPDKLEQKLIQAEQAGKLPKVLVAVHLCGQPCDMKRIHELSLQYGFKLIEDASHAIGGSYQDSKIGSCTYSDITIFSFHPVKIVTTAEGGMAVTNDKELFDKMSLLRSHGITRDESMMQEESHGGWYYEQIALGYNYRMTELQAALGVSQMQRLGEFISARHKLAGRYNEQLKELPLTLPFQLENTYSGLHLYVIRLQLDLINKTHKQVFEELREKGIGVNLHYIPVHTQPYYKEMGFDWGDFPEAEKYYQEAISIPMFHGMTIEQQDEVVDVLRNVLR, from the coding sequence ATGATACCTTACGGAAAGCAAGATATCTCAAAACAAGATATTGATGCAGTACTGCAAGTATTACAATCAGACTTCTTGACTCAAGGTCCTCAAGTACCAGCCTTTGAGAAGGCTGTTACAGAGTTCACCGGCAGTCAATTTGGTTGCGCTGTTAACAGTGCAACCTCCGCTTTACATATCGCCTGTTTGGCATTGGGTCTCGGCGAAAGAGACATAATTTGGACAACGCCGATCACATTTGTTGCCTCGTCAAATTGCGGTTTGTATTGCGGCGCGGGCATCGACTTTGTAGATATTGATCCAAGAACTTATAACTTATGCCCTGATAAATTAGAGCAAAAGCTCATTCAAGCTGAACAAGCTGGAAAGCTCCCGAAGGTATTAGTCGCAGTGCATTTGTGTGGTCAGCCGTGCGACATGAAGCGAATTCATGAATTGTCATTGCAATATGGCTTCAAACTCATAGAAGACGCGTCGCATGCGATTGGTGGAAGTTACCAAGATTCAAAAATCGGCTCATGTACATACTCCGATATTACCATATTTAGTTTTCATCCGGTGAAAATTGTTACCACGGCTGAGGGTGGTATGGCTGTAACTAATGATAAGGAATTGTTCGATAAAATGAGTTTGTTGCGTAGTCATGGCATTACACGCGATGAAAGCATGATGCAAGAGGAGTCACATGGTGGATGGTATTATGAACAAATAGCCCTTGGTTACAACTATCGTATGACTGAATTACAAGCGGCTTTGGGTGTTTCTCAAATGCAACGCCTAGGAGAGTTTATTTCTGCGCGTCATAAGCTGGCAGGCAGATATAACGAACAACTAAAAGAGCTGCCATTGACTTTACCCTTTCAGCTTGAGAATACCTATTCTGGATTACATTTATATGTAATCAGGTTGCAATTAGATTTAATCAACAAAACCCATAAGCAAGTGTTCGAAGAGCTGAGGGAAAAAGGAATCGGTGTGAATCTGCATTATATTCCGGTTCACACCCAGCCCTATTACAAGGAAATGGGTTTTGATTGGGGTGACTTCCCAGAAGCGGAAAAGTATTACCAAGAGGCAATCTCCATCCCCATGTTCCATGGTATGACTATTGAACAGCAAGATGAGGTTGTTGATGTACTGAGAAATGTTCTGAGATGA
- the pseB gene encoding UDP-N-acetylglucosamine 4,6-dehydratase (inverting): MLDNKTVLITGGTGSFGKKFIETILTRYPEVKKIIIYSRDELKQSEIKLKYPFHEFPQLRFFIGDVRDQARMKQACEGVDVIIHAAAIKQVDTAEYNPTECIRTNVDGAENVIHAALECGVKDVVALSTDKACAPINLYGATKLASDKLFAAANNIRGSKDIRFSVVRYGNVMGSRGSVIPFFLNKREEGVLPITHPEMTRFNISLQAGVDLVMFAIEHHLGGEIFIPKIPSYKILDIAKAVAPECETTVVGIRPGEKLHEEMLTETDSINTIDLGDKYAILPSVSFMNTEEDFMKHHNATKVPFGFKYNSGTNTEWESTESLRELIKQHVDPSFEV, translated from the coding sequence GTGTTGGATAATAAAACAGTATTAATAACTGGTGGTACGGGTTCTTTTGGGAAAAAATTTATTGAAACTATTTTGACTCGTTATCCTGAGGTGAAAAAGATAATTATTTATTCAAGAGATGAGTTAAAGCAGTCTGAAATAAAGCTAAAGTATCCATTCCATGAGTTCCCTCAGTTAAGATTCTTCATTGGCGATGTGCGCGATCAAGCTCGCATGAAACAAGCCTGTGAAGGGGTTGATGTAATTATCCATGCTGCAGCTATTAAACAAGTTGATACTGCTGAATATAACCCTACTGAGTGTATAAGAACCAACGTGGATGGAGCTGAAAACGTTATTCATGCAGCTTTGGAGTGTGGCGTAAAAGATGTTGTTGCATTGTCAACGGATAAGGCATGTGCTCCTATCAACCTTTATGGTGCAACTAAGTTGGCTTCAGATAAGCTGTTTGCTGCAGCAAATAATATTCGCGGCTCTAAAGATATTCGTTTTAGTGTCGTGCGCTACGGTAATGTAATGGGTTCGAGAGGCTCTGTAATTCCTTTCTTCTTAAATAAGCGTGAAGAAGGAGTTTTGCCAATTACTCACCCCGAAATGACTCGTTTCAACATTTCTTTGCAGGCTGGTGTTGACTTGGTTATGTTTGCCATTGAGCATCATTTAGGCGGAGAGATTTTCATTCCGAAGATCCCTTCATACAAAATCTTAGACATAGCAAAAGCCGTAGCGCCAGAATGCGAAACAACAGTTGTTGGCATACGCCCTGGTGAAAAGCTACATGAAGAAATGCTAACAGAAACTGATTCGATTAATACGATTGACCTTGGAGACAAGTACGCAATCTTGCCATCTGTATCATTTATGAATACAGAAGAAGACTTTATGAAACACCATAATGCAACGAAGGTCCCGTTTGGCTTTAAGTATAACTCAGGCACTAATACTGAATGGGAAAGTACTGAGTCGCTCCGAGAGCTTATCAAGCAGCACGTTGACCCATCTTTTGAAGTTTAA
- a CDS encoding Wzz/FepE/Etk N-terminal domain-containing protein, which produces MTQTNNQQTQASSQNYRDDEIDLRKLLSILWKGKWWIICVTFLFTVASVIYALSLPNEYKATAVVQPNDSGAGGKLASLAGEFGGLASLAGINIGTGQSSDAVIAMEVMKSWGFAEGFIKRHDLAVPLFAAKDWKQPTNELVIDDESYDVSQKKWIREAPKGKTVEPTSWELYKRFKERVAVSQDKETGLVSVSVSHYSPIIAKQWTDLLVQDINQYMKVRALDEANQSIEYLEQQINETSVAEIRTVFSELIQEQHKTKMLANVSDEFVFRTLNRAKAPEEKVKPNRAIICVLGFLFGLILSALYILTKSFITRSKG; this is translated from the coding sequence ATGACTCAGACGAACAACCAACAAACACAAGCTAGCAGCCAAAATTATAGAGATGATGAAATCGATTTACGTAAGCTTCTTTCCATTTTGTGGAAAGGGAAATGGTGGATTATATGTGTAACATTCTTATTTACCGTAGCTTCAGTTATTTATGCATTATCACTACCCAATGAGTATAAAGCTACTGCCGTTGTGCAACCCAATGACAGTGGAGCTGGTGGCAAGCTTGCATCCCTTGCCGGTGAATTTGGAGGCTTAGCATCTTTGGCAGGAATTAATATTGGAACGGGTCAATCTTCTGATGCGGTAATTGCGATGGAGGTAATGAAAAGCTGGGGCTTTGCCGAGGGATTTATTAAGAGACATGATTTAGCAGTCCCTTTGTTTGCAGCAAAGGACTGGAAACAGCCCACCAATGAACTAGTTATTGACGATGAGTCATACGATGTATCCCAGAAAAAATGGATCCGTGAAGCGCCGAAGGGTAAAACCGTAGAGCCGACTAGTTGGGAGCTTTATAAGCGGTTTAAAGAACGCGTTGCGGTTAGCCAGGATAAAGAAACAGGTTTGGTAAGTGTTTCCGTTTCTCATTACTCACCAATTATAGCAAAACAGTGGACGGATTTATTAGTGCAAGATATCAATCAATACATGAAAGTTCGAGCTTTAGATGAAGCAAATCAAAGTATTGAATATTTAGAGCAACAAATAAATGAAACCTCGGTTGCTGAAATAAGAACAGTTTTTAGTGAGCTTATTCAAGAGCAGCATAAAACTAAAATGCTAGCTAATGTATCGGATGAGTTTGTTTTTAGAACATTGAATAGGGCTAAAGCGCCCGAAGAAAAAGTAAAACCCAACAGAGCGATTATTTGTGTACTTGGATTTCTATTTGGCTTAATTCTTAGCGCGCTTTATATTTTGACAAAAAGTTTTATTACGAGAAGTAAAGGGTGA